The following coding sequences are from one Gossypium hirsutum isolate 1008001.06 chromosome A12, Gossypium_hirsutum_v2.1, whole genome shotgun sequence window:
- the LOC121210801 gene encoding monothiol glutaredoxin-S1 → MDVVTRMVADRPVVIFSRTTCCMSHTIKTLISGFGANPTVYELDEIPNGQQVERALQQMGCNPSVPAVFIGQQLVGGPNQVMSLQLRNQLVPLLIRAGAIWI, encoded by the coding sequence ATGGATGTAGTTACAAGGATGGTTGCTGACAGGCCAGTGGTCATCTTTAGCAGGACAACTTGTTGCATGAGCCATACCATCAAGACTCTCATCAGTGGGTTTGGGGCGAACCCGACGGTTTACGAGCTCGATGAAATTCCGAATGGGCAACAAGTTGAAAGGGCACTGCAGCAGATGGGGTGCAATCCCAGTGTACCTGCTGTTTTCATAGGGCAACAGCTGGTTGGAGGTCCTAACCAAGTCATGTCCCTTCAACTCAGGAACCAGCTTGTCCCACTGCTCATAAGGGCTGGAGCAATATGGATTTGA
- the LOC107930043 gene encoding uncharacterized protein — protein MRASLSQLGNILPIPKLFRQLEQEMETVIKVLQPGPLGIIEHKFSAEEIREANATVRKAVENWRRNAIIEHRNGILKDYIHR, from the exons ATGCGGGCTTCTCTTTCTCAATTGGGCAATATCTTGCCCATTCCCAAGCTCTTCCG GCAATTGGAGCAAGAAATGGAAACTGTTATCAAGGTGTTACAACCTGGACCCTTGGGAATCATCGAGCATAAATTCTCCGCTGAAGAAATCCGCGAAGCAAACGCCACGGTTCGTAAAGCCGTCGAGAATTGGCGGAGGAATGCAATTATAGAGCACAGAAATGGCATTTTGAAAGATTACATTCACAGGTGA